aaatgagcaTGAAGTTCTATCAATGCccgaaaaaaaatttgaaacccACTTTCACCAGAAACAGTTAATTTAGtgattaacttttatcaaagtgATGAATTTTCAAGAATGATGTCAGGAAAAAAAGATTTCGTAAGTGTTAAGAAGAACCAAcatattcaaaaaagattattgctaCTCAATCTTAATGAATTACATGTTGCGTTTAAAAAAGACTACCCTAACATCAAAGtcagtttgtcaaagttttgtaTGCTTAAACCTAAATGGTGCATTACAACTAATGCATCAGGTACTCacaatgtatgtgtatgtatacatcaccaaaatacaaaatttctcaTTGATGCCATTAtgtggaataaaagttataaagatttcATGGCATTGATTGTTTGTTCTCTTGAAAATGCAGAGTGTATGTTGCATCGATGTAACCAATGCCCTGGTATTGaagcattaaaaacttttttagtgcAAGAGTTTATGGACCATGAGATCAAAGAAGATATAGCATTCAAGCAATGGCAGAATACCGATCGTACAACACTATTATTACAGTTTTTGCCACTAGatgaatttaatgatttattatgtGACAGCATTGACAACCTTACCACTCATTCATATATTGCAAAAACCCAAAGTAGATACTTGaaaaactgtaaagaaaatcttaaccAAAACGAATGCTTAATTTTAGgagattttgctgaaaattatcAATATGTTGTTCAGGATGAGGTTCAAAGTTATCACTGGAGCAAAAGTCAATTTTCACTCTTTCCaattgtactttattttatacagGACAAACTTCtcaaacataaatctttttgttacctTTCAGAAGATGTTGATCATGACACAAGATTTATTTACAAGACTCAGGAAGATATaattagatatatcaaagaaaatttacCTGATGTATCAAGTGTGAAATACTTTTCCGATGGTTGTGcagtacattttaaaaattttaaaaactttatcaatctTTGTCATCACAgtaaagactttgatttaagtgctgaatgggtattttttgcTACCAGTCATGGTAAATTCTCctgtgatggtattggtgggACTGTTAAAAGAGTAGTATGTCAATAAagtctaaaacaaataactactgggcagattttagatgttaatttaatttactcCTTTTGTAAAGCCGAGATAATTgggatttgtttttaattattttcaaaagatgaaATCGACCAAACAAGAGttcaattagaaaaaagatatttaggtGGAAGAACAGTTCCTGGCACAAGTATGTATCATCACTTTATTCCAATTGCTTCAAAcactataagttataaaaaaacaagtattgGTAAATGCACTGAAACATTTGATATCATCGAACAAGCAAACATAATAAAGAGAtttcattaaacataaaaaaaatggattatattgcatgtttttatgatGAATTTTGGTGGGTAGGGATTGCTGAAGATGTAAGTGAACTTGATATTAAAGTCCGATTCATGCATCCACATGAACCAggtaaaaacttcttttggcCAATGAGAAATGATGAGTGTTGGGTGCTCAATTCTGAAGTTATATGCCTAATTTCTACACCCACAACAATATCAGGTCGTAAGTACAACATATCTGATTTAGATTTGGAGAATATAAGCAgttggttacaaaaaaaaattaaatacatttaaagttattttgttgtaattttatttacctgTTTTGCATTTagaatttgtttttctttttttctttttttcaaatccttGGATGTAATGCTGAAAAGGAGGGGAAGTTTAAATAATTCCCACTGTCTACCTCATAATGTCAATGACTATATTAGTCT
The nucleotide sequence above comes from Hydra vulgaris chromosome 09, alternate assembly HydraT2T_AEP. Encoded proteins:
- the LOC136084631 gene encoding uncharacterized protein LOC136084631; translation: MMSGKKDFVSVKKNQHIQKRLLLLNLNELHVAFKKDYPNIKVSLSKFCMLKPKWCITTNASGTHNVCVCIHHQNTKFLIDAIMWNKSYKDFMALIVCSLENAECMLHRCNQCPGIEALKTFLVQEFMDHEIKEDIAFKQWQNTDRTTLLLQFLPLDEFNDLLCDSIDNLTTHSYIAKTQSRYLKNCKENLNQNECLILGDFAENYQYVVQDEVQSYHWSKSQFSLFPIVLYFIQDKLLKHKSFCYLSEDVDHDTRFIYKTQEDIIRYIKENLPDVSSVKYFSDGCAVHFKNFKNFINLCHHSKDFDLSAEWVFFATSHGKFSCDGIGGTVKRVVCQ